Proteins co-encoded in one Haloarcula pelagica genomic window:
- a CDS encoding PstS family phosphate ABC transporter substrate-binding protein, whose translation MTDSPTRGISRRGFLTSTGAAGALALAGCTEGPSGSGDGGSDGGSSGSGSSGLSGEITITGSSTVYPVAVAVANRFQQEHSGVDISVSPTGSGGGFSNHFCVGNSDFNNASRPIKGEEEDLCSENGIEYHEINVATDALTVIVNNENDWVDCMTPDQLRQIWRADGASQWSDVNGDWPDQPINRFGAADTSGTFDYFNEAILGEEVNHTSDYEATEQDNIILQGVQQDQYGIGYFGFAYYQGNTDAVKALGIDNGDGCVVPSLETAKEGSYQPLSRPLFTYPRKSALAEEHVAEFARYYVEQSANSSLIADEIGYVPKTQEAMQSELDALNSVIDEVQ comes from the coding sequence ATGACGGACTCACCGACCCGCGGAATCTCGCGTCGTGGCTTCCTGACAAGTACTGGCGCCGCCGGCGCCCTCGCGCTGGCCGGATGTACGGAAGGCCCTTCGGGCAGCGGTGACGGCGGCAGCGACGGTGGGAGTTCGGGGTCCGGATCGAGCGGGCTCTCGGGCGAAATCACGATCACCGGAAGCAGCACGGTGTACCCGGTGGCCGTCGCCGTCGCCAACCGGTTCCAGCAAGAACACAGCGGCGTCGACATCAGCGTCTCGCCGACCGGCTCCGGTGGTGGCTTCAGCAACCACTTCTGTGTGGGGAACTCGGATTTCAACAACGCCTCACGGCCGATCAAGGGCGAAGAGGAGGACCTCTGCTCTGAGAACGGGATCGAGTACCACGAGATCAACGTCGCGACCGACGCGCTGACGGTCATCGTCAACAACGAGAACGACTGGGTCGACTGCATGACCCCCGACCAGCTCAGACAGATCTGGCGGGCCGACGGCGCCTCGCAGTGGTCGGACGTGAACGGCGACTGGCCCGACCAGCCGATCAACCGGTTCGGCGCGGCCGACACCTCCGGCACTTTCGACTACTTCAACGAGGCAATCCTCGGCGAGGAAGTCAACCACACCAGCGACTACGAGGCCACCGAGCAGGACAACATCATTCTCCAGGGCGTCCAGCAGGACCAGTACGGCATCGGCTACTTCGGGTTCGCCTACTACCAGGGTAACACGGACGCCGTCAAAGCCCTCGGCATCGACAACGGGGACGGCTGTGTGGTGCCCTCGCTCGAAACCGCCAAGGAGGGGTCCTACCAGCCTCTCTCCCGGCCGCTGTTTACCTACCCGAGAAAGAGCGCGCTGGCGGAGGAACACGTCGCCGAGTTCGCTCGCTACTACGTCGAACAGAGCGCCAACTCCTCGCTGATCGCCGACGAGATCGGCTACGTCCCGAAGACACAGGAGGCGATGCAGTCCGAACTCGACGCGCTCAACAGCGTCATCGACGAGGTCCAGTAG